In Dromaius novaehollandiae isolate bDroNov1 chromosome 3, bDroNov1.hap1, whole genome shotgun sequence, the following are encoded in one genomic region:
- the RWDD1 gene encoding RWD domain-containing protein 1 isoform X2, protein MVMIFTLVSAVQEKLNEIVDQIKTRREEEKKQKEREAEEEEKQRFHGTPVTIENFLNWKAKFDAELLEIKRKKMKEEEQAGKNKLSGKQLFEMDHNLDTSDIQFLEEAGNSVEVDESLFQEMDDLELEDEEDDPDYNPVNLDSD, encoded by the exons ATGGTAATGATCTTCACGCTAGTCTCAGCAGTACaggagaaattaaatgaaatagtgGATCAAATAAAAACacgaagagaagaggaaaagaaacagaaagaaagagaagcagaagaagaagaaaaa caACGTTTTCATGGCACTCCTGTTACAATTGAGAATTTCCTGAATTGGAAAGCGAAGTTTGATGCAGAACtcctagaaataaaaagaaaaaaaatgaaagaagaagaaCAAGCGGGCAAAAATAAATTAAGTG GAAAACAGCTATTTGAAATGGATCACAATCTTGACACATCTGACATCCAGTTCCTGGAGGAAG CAGGAAACAGCGTGGAGGTTGATGAATCTTTATTCCAAGAAATGGATGATTTAGAGTTGGAAGATGAAGAGGATGACCCTGACTACAACCCTGTTAATTTAGATAGTGATTAG